gttttgggctttttttttttttttttttggggggtcaACAGCTTATGTAATATGTTCAGTTTAGTCTGACACATTTGATTGATATAATCGAGGTGAAATTTCCActttctgtttggttgctgagaaattatagtataaatgaaataatttgatCCTTGGTTTCTTGTCTGATAAGGTTTAAAATTTCAGGGACCCCATCAAAATAAGTCATGTAATTCACAATTTAGTTTAGCTTTGTTCTTATTCGGTTTTCTTAGGAACCAAACTAGTAGTTGTTAGAAAATCAGGGTTTCGGTCCACGGACCGGACCGTACAGTaggtatatataatttttgaaccTTTAATAATTATCTGAAACTAAAGTAAGCCAAATGAGATGGTTTTTGAAAGGAGACGAAATAACTGTGACaacatccctttttttttttttgagaattagtgACAACATCCTGTTTAATGATAACTACTGGCAGCATTTTAATTATCATGGTGCCTATTACCACAATTTGACAATCAATACTAAGGCTAGACAGTGCATTCCCTAGTTATACCAATATCGACATCACATCAAAATGATTCAAAACGTGTGGTTTGCCAATAAGCTCGGGCTTAAATGGCACTTCCTCCTCCCACAAGAATGGGTGGAGAGTGAGGCCATGGGACAAAACTTGAAAACCAACttattgaccttttttttttaacacagcGCATCTATCATGTTCTGTTACTGCAATTACTATGACAGTGCAAGATGTCTATAAGCATTTTTTTAATCCGTTTATAGGTATAGTGTAAATGCCCATTCTGGATCCacatttcattttaaatttttgtaaaatccGTTGtgtactctttttttattaaaaataaattccgGAGCTTTTCATTTTGctaagattttgttgttgttaatctCACAGGTTGTTCCAGTATATCCAAGGTGCCAATCTGAATTTCTCTAGGATTGCAATGACAGCTCCTGTCCTGACAAGCATAGTCCCAGAAGCTGGCCCTCTACACTCATCGGCCTACTTTGTCCGTTTTTACTTGCCCGTGAAGTTCCAAGCTAGCCCTCCACTCCCACTTCCAGAGCTGAACCTGAAGCCCTATGCATGGGACAGTCAGTGTATTGCTGTTAGGAAATTCTCTGGATTTGCTAGGGATAGTAACATTGTTAAAGAGGCAGAGAAACTTGCTATTAGCTTGAGCAGGTCTCCATGGGCAAATGCAACTTCTTCGGAAAGTAGTAATGCCTACTCGATTGCACAGTACAATTCTCCATTCCAGTTTATTGGGCGTGTAAATGAGGTTTGGGTGGAGGTTGATGCATCAGAATTTGATGGCTGTAAATTCAGTGGAGTAGCAACATACTAGACTGTGGCATGGTTGGGCATGACTGCAATTTTCTGCATTATGTGCTTGGAGCTACTGATACATAAATTACTGTGTTTTGAATTCCCTATATCTGTAAATTTTTGTTCCCAAAAATAACcctgtatgtgtatatatatgattttaattaatatgtaaaaatatgGTGCTTCTGACTTCATTACTTgcttgtgtaaaaataaaatttatgcatACGATAGTTATCTGTAATTTGTGACTCCGGGCTTTTGCAATGCCGAGTTGCCAACAGAAAATTATTAGCTACTTCTGATGAGGataatataaataagaaaagggTAAAATCTGATGACCAATGTCAAGCTGCATCATTCTCAATGTGCTTGCCAAAAATCACCATGCGGTTTTGAAATCTTAGATAGTCCAGACTCAAGAGGGTAGCACTTAGATATTCCTAATGCAGTTGTCCTGGTTTGTAATCTCTCCGTGTGTCTCTCACATATGTGTCCTTCATGgtatgtttggatggagggagagGGAGGGAGTAGATGAGAGGTGGTTGGAGAGGTGCACCTAATTTCCAGCCacctcccctctactctccctccttcTCCCTCCATGCACGTCTCCAGCCATCTCTGGCTCATCTACATTCCCCACCTCCCCCCTAGGTGgtccctctctccctctatcCAAACATAGGATTTAAAGTAATTGGGATACAATGAGAAACCAAAATATTGTTAGTTAATTAAGCACTCAATTTTCAAATGTGTGTTTGACAACAGattaaaaactagttttttgtttaaattatcaACTCTTTACGGGTCTCACATTACTTtttgtcttatttttatttcaaataatctaacttttaactttttgaaaataaactaacttttaactttttgtctcacattatgcaaataagttacGAAAATAAGCAatttccaaacaaaaataagCAAGAAGTTATATCAAAAGTACGGAGTGAATGTTGAATTTCAATAGATTAATCTAATCTTTAGTGATCCATGTGATCTTGAATTCAAGTCTCTTAGCCCTAGCTAACACCTTAGGGCCATGTTCGCAAAATTCCACCTTATAACCCATACGGAAATAAAATGCTAGAAGTGAGTGATTGCCTATTGCTTTATTGTTATTGAAATCAATTATTCTCGAGTGCAGTTAGTTCCTTCATGTTTTCACTGGTACCTAGATCATGCTTCTAAGCCAAGTCAATATAATGCCTCTAGCTTAACAAGTATCACATAGCACTACTGTGCAAGTGTCAGCGCCCATGTGTTGCAGACATTGCAGTGTACCCCgtaacaaaagtttttttttccctatgcATTATGGTGCATTAGTATGGTCATATAGTGAGACGGGGCTGTTTTAAGCAAAATTCTCAGAGCTTACACGTATTGACGTATATTAAGTCTACAT
The Quercus lobata isolate SW786 chromosome 10, ValleyOak3.0 Primary Assembly, whole genome shotgun sequence DNA segment above includes these coding regions:
- the LOC115962851 gene encoding heme-binding protein 2-like — protein: MENPRMLSLVLCFGFLGLCQAIESPQYSVVHSESDFEIRLYRQSTWMSAPSKDISFEKATKFGFHRLFQYIQGANLNFSRIAMTAPVLTSIVPEAGPLHSSAYFVRFYLPVKFQASPPLPLPELNLKPYAWDSQCIAVRKFSGFARDSNIVKEAEKLAISLSRSPWANATSSESSNAYSIAQYNSPFQFIGRVNEVWVEVDASEFDGCKFSGVATY